One segment of Leguminivora glycinivorella isolate SPB_JAAS2020 chromosome 12, LegGlyc_1.1, whole genome shotgun sequence DNA contains the following:
- the LOC125231639 gene encoding glycogen-binding subunit 76A isoform X2 — translation MTGQEMDMRSQMNGEHGGSQCGLTSLLPMSCRGRAAAFARDLHSRLRNLGAHDADESSWLAKENGAPLRHPNPAQRDLDTFYDFELECESPSSPVDEFCPPLNDRSPTDDEPPFYDVDGEPEPAEQTKLIPEKKRNGFKFSTAFYSEGSPVKVQPVARENGTADKKLFSPITFEGCARHNSYDEIDCVVRPSTLETDRLSLPTFNSTTIDSDSEFESAKSEPSECVDEVFSNEKRPTNDVSAVLETLSLTEVEPIEEEAVVEQNEEIKENHINVESNETLEIVTSEVADDKELSPAPEIEPSLLNAETIDEEEHEETDDRPQRVRRCSSLKTGKTPPGTPGRKKIVRFADVLGLDLADVKTFMDEIPVIPKSAYDDLTGCDVASSPPARPPPRLGALTLVPLFVLPRDVTDKLEIQNVCLESARVCDGVHVTICGSVRVRNLDFNKTVHVRYTMNKWKTYTDLQANYVQGSCDGFSDRFQFVLYAPCILSGQRLELAVRFQCKGQQFWDNNCGANYCFDCLALGALAPAAPSSPPHSTPLHPQVEWHPSFY, via the coding sequence AGTCAGATGAACGGTGAGCACGGCGGGTCGCAGTGCGGTCTGACGTCGCTGCTGCCGATGTCGTGCCGCGGGCGCGCGGCGGCGTTCGCGCGCGACCTGCACTCGCGCCTGCGCAACCTCGGCGCGCACGACGCCGACGAGAGCAGCTGGCTCGCCAAGGAGAACGGCGCGCCGCTCCGGCACCCCAACCCCGCGCAGCGCGACCTCGATACCTTTTACGACTTCGAGCTAGAATGCGAGAGCCCCTCCAGCCCCGTCGACGAGTTCTGCCCGCCCTTAAACGACCGCTCGCCTACCGACGACGAACCCCCTTTCTACGATGTCGACGGTGAACCGGAACCCGCGGAACAGACCAAATTGATCCCCGAAAAGAAAAGAAATGGCTTCAAATTCTCCACAGCTTTTTACTCGGAGGGGTCTCCCGTAAAAGTACAGCCGGTCGCGCGTGAAAATGGCACTGCCGACAAAAAACTGTTTTCCCCGATCACATTTGAGGGCTGCGCGCGACATAACAGTTATGATGAAATAGACTGCGTCGTCAGGCCCTCCACATTGGAAACAGATAGATTAAGTCTTCCCACATTTAACAGTACGACCATAGACAGTGATTCGGAATTTGAATCAGCAAAAAGCGAACCGTCCGAATGTGTCGATGAAGTATTCTCGAATGAAAAACGACCAACAAACGATGTCTCGGCAGTCTTGGAAACGTTATCTCTTACGGAAGTCGAGCCTATTGAAGAGGAAGCAGTAGTAGAACAAAATGAAGAAATTAAAGAAAATCACATCAATGTAGAAAGTAATGAAACATTAGAAATAGTGACCAGTGAAGTCGCCGATGATAAAGAATTGTCCCCGGCACCAGAAATTGAGCCGTCCCTTCTTAACGCAGAAACAATCGATGAAGAGGAGCACGAAGAAACAGACGACAGACCACAGAGGGTGCGACGATGCTCGTCTCTGAAAACCGGTAAAACACCACCCGGTACACCGGGGCGGAAGAAGATCGTGCGCTTCGCCGACGTTTTGGGTCTCGATTTAGCGGACGTCAAAACGTTTATGGACGAGATTCCCGTCATTCCAAAGTCGGCGTACGACGACCTGACGGGATGCGACGTGGCCAGCTCGCCGCCCGCGCGGCCGCCGCCGCGGCTCGGCGCGCTCACGCTCGTGCCGCTGTTCGTGCTGCCGCGCGACGTCACCGACAAGCTGGAAATACAGAACGTGTGCCTGGAGAGTGCTCGGGTGTGTGACGGCGTCCACGTGACGATCTGCGGCTCGGTCCGCGTGCGGAATCTGGACTTCAACAAGACAGTGCACGTTCGGTATACGATGAACAAATGGAAAACGTACACGGACCTGCAGGCGAATTACGTGCAGGGCTCGTGCGACGGGTTCTCGGACCGCTTCCAGTTCGTGCTGTACGCGCCGTGCATATTGTCCGGGCAGCGCCTCGAGCTGGCGGTGCGCTTTCAGTGCAAGGGGCAGCAGTTCTGGGACAACAACTGCGGCGCGAACTACTGCTTCGACTGCCTGGCGCTGGGCGCGCTGGCGCCGGCGGCGCCGTCGTCGCCGCCGCATAGCACGCCGCTACACCCGCAGGTGGAGTGGCACCCGTCCTTCTACTGA
- the LOC125231639 gene encoding glycogen-binding subunit 76A isoform X1 — protein MSSFEIMPVERPIPVLIEKSQMNGEHGGSQCGLTSLLPMSCRGRAAAFARDLHSRLRNLGAHDADESSWLAKENGAPLRHPNPAQRDLDTFYDFELECESPSSPVDEFCPPLNDRSPTDDEPPFYDVDGEPEPAEQTKLIPEKKRNGFKFSTAFYSEGSPVKVQPVARENGTADKKLFSPITFEGCARHNSYDEIDCVVRPSTLETDRLSLPTFNSTTIDSDSEFESAKSEPSECVDEVFSNEKRPTNDVSAVLETLSLTEVEPIEEEAVVEQNEEIKENHINVESNETLEIVTSEVADDKELSPAPEIEPSLLNAETIDEEEHEETDDRPQRVRRCSSLKTGKTPPGTPGRKKIVRFADVLGLDLADVKTFMDEIPVIPKSAYDDLTGCDVASSPPARPPPRLGALTLVPLFVLPRDVTDKLEIQNVCLESARVCDGVHVTICGSVRVRNLDFNKTVHVRYTMNKWKTYTDLQANYVQGSCDGFSDRFQFVLYAPCILSGQRLELAVRFQCKGQQFWDNNCGANYCFDCLALGALAPAAPSSPPHSTPLHPQVEWHPSFY, from the coding sequence AGTCAGATGAACGGTGAGCACGGCGGGTCGCAGTGCGGTCTGACGTCGCTGCTGCCGATGTCGTGCCGCGGGCGCGCGGCGGCGTTCGCGCGCGACCTGCACTCGCGCCTGCGCAACCTCGGCGCGCACGACGCCGACGAGAGCAGCTGGCTCGCCAAGGAGAACGGCGCGCCGCTCCGGCACCCCAACCCCGCGCAGCGCGACCTCGATACCTTTTACGACTTCGAGCTAGAATGCGAGAGCCCCTCCAGCCCCGTCGACGAGTTCTGCCCGCCCTTAAACGACCGCTCGCCTACCGACGACGAACCCCCTTTCTACGATGTCGACGGTGAACCGGAACCCGCGGAACAGACCAAATTGATCCCCGAAAAGAAAAGAAATGGCTTCAAATTCTCCACAGCTTTTTACTCGGAGGGGTCTCCCGTAAAAGTACAGCCGGTCGCGCGTGAAAATGGCACTGCCGACAAAAAACTGTTTTCCCCGATCACATTTGAGGGCTGCGCGCGACATAACAGTTATGATGAAATAGACTGCGTCGTCAGGCCCTCCACATTGGAAACAGATAGATTAAGTCTTCCCACATTTAACAGTACGACCATAGACAGTGATTCGGAATTTGAATCAGCAAAAAGCGAACCGTCCGAATGTGTCGATGAAGTATTCTCGAATGAAAAACGACCAACAAACGATGTCTCGGCAGTCTTGGAAACGTTATCTCTTACGGAAGTCGAGCCTATTGAAGAGGAAGCAGTAGTAGAACAAAATGAAGAAATTAAAGAAAATCACATCAATGTAGAAAGTAATGAAACATTAGAAATAGTGACCAGTGAAGTCGCCGATGATAAAGAATTGTCCCCGGCACCAGAAATTGAGCCGTCCCTTCTTAACGCAGAAACAATCGATGAAGAGGAGCACGAAGAAACAGACGACAGACCACAGAGGGTGCGACGATGCTCGTCTCTGAAAACCGGTAAAACACCACCCGGTACACCGGGGCGGAAGAAGATCGTGCGCTTCGCCGACGTTTTGGGTCTCGATTTAGCGGACGTCAAAACGTTTATGGACGAGATTCCCGTCATTCCAAAGTCGGCGTACGACGACCTGACGGGATGCGACGTGGCCAGCTCGCCGCCCGCGCGGCCGCCGCCGCGGCTCGGCGCGCTCACGCTCGTGCCGCTGTTCGTGCTGCCGCGCGACGTCACCGACAAGCTGGAAATACAGAACGTGTGCCTGGAGAGTGCTCGGGTGTGTGACGGCGTCCACGTGACGATCTGCGGCTCGGTCCGCGTGCGGAATCTGGACTTCAACAAGACAGTGCACGTTCGGTATACGATGAACAAATGGAAAACGTACACGGACCTGCAGGCGAATTACGTGCAGGGCTCGTGCGACGGGTTCTCGGACCGCTTCCAGTTCGTGCTGTACGCGCCGTGCATATTGTCCGGGCAGCGCCTCGAGCTGGCGGTGCGCTTTCAGTGCAAGGGGCAGCAGTTCTGGGACAACAACTGCGGCGCGAACTACTGCTTCGACTGCCTGGCGCTGGGCGCGCTGGCGCCGGCGGCGCCGTCGTCGCCGCCGCATAGCACGCCGCTACACCCGCAGGTGGAGTGGCACCCGTCCTTCTACTGA
- the LOC125231639 gene encoding glycogen-binding subunit 76A isoform X3 translates to MPFWCKSQMNGEHGGSQCGLTSLLPMSCRGRAAAFARDLHSRLRNLGAHDADESSWLAKENGAPLRHPNPAQRDLDTFYDFELECESPSSPVDEFCPPLNDRSPTDDEPPFYDVDGEPEPAEQTKLIPEKKRNGFKFSTAFYSEGSPVKVQPVARENGTADKKLFSPITFEGCARHNSYDEIDCVVRPSTLETDRLSLPTFNSTTIDSDSEFESAKSEPSECVDEVFSNEKRPTNDVSAVLETLSLTEVEPIEEEAVVEQNEEIKENHINVESNETLEIVTSEVADDKELSPAPEIEPSLLNAETIDEEEHEETDDRPQRVRRCSSLKTGKTPPGTPGRKKIVRFADVLGLDLADVKTFMDEIPVIPKSAYDDLTGCDVASSPPARPPPRLGALTLVPLFVLPRDVTDKLEIQNVCLESARVCDGVHVTICGSVRVRNLDFNKTVHVRYTMNKWKTYTDLQANYVQGSCDGFSDRFQFVLYAPCILSGQRLELAVRFQCKGQQFWDNNCGANYCFDCLALGALAPAAPSSPPHSTPLHPQVEWHPSFY, encoded by the coding sequence AGTCAGATGAACGGTGAGCACGGCGGGTCGCAGTGCGGTCTGACGTCGCTGCTGCCGATGTCGTGCCGCGGGCGCGCGGCGGCGTTCGCGCGCGACCTGCACTCGCGCCTGCGCAACCTCGGCGCGCACGACGCCGACGAGAGCAGCTGGCTCGCCAAGGAGAACGGCGCGCCGCTCCGGCACCCCAACCCCGCGCAGCGCGACCTCGATACCTTTTACGACTTCGAGCTAGAATGCGAGAGCCCCTCCAGCCCCGTCGACGAGTTCTGCCCGCCCTTAAACGACCGCTCGCCTACCGACGACGAACCCCCTTTCTACGATGTCGACGGTGAACCGGAACCCGCGGAACAGACCAAATTGATCCCCGAAAAGAAAAGAAATGGCTTCAAATTCTCCACAGCTTTTTACTCGGAGGGGTCTCCCGTAAAAGTACAGCCGGTCGCGCGTGAAAATGGCACTGCCGACAAAAAACTGTTTTCCCCGATCACATTTGAGGGCTGCGCGCGACATAACAGTTATGATGAAATAGACTGCGTCGTCAGGCCCTCCACATTGGAAACAGATAGATTAAGTCTTCCCACATTTAACAGTACGACCATAGACAGTGATTCGGAATTTGAATCAGCAAAAAGCGAACCGTCCGAATGTGTCGATGAAGTATTCTCGAATGAAAAACGACCAACAAACGATGTCTCGGCAGTCTTGGAAACGTTATCTCTTACGGAAGTCGAGCCTATTGAAGAGGAAGCAGTAGTAGAACAAAATGAAGAAATTAAAGAAAATCACATCAATGTAGAAAGTAATGAAACATTAGAAATAGTGACCAGTGAAGTCGCCGATGATAAAGAATTGTCCCCGGCACCAGAAATTGAGCCGTCCCTTCTTAACGCAGAAACAATCGATGAAGAGGAGCACGAAGAAACAGACGACAGACCACAGAGGGTGCGACGATGCTCGTCTCTGAAAACCGGTAAAACACCACCCGGTACACCGGGGCGGAAGAAGATCGTGCGCTTCGCCGACGTTTTGGGTCTCGATTTAGCGGACGTCAAAACGTTTATGGACGAGATTCCCGTCATTCCAAAGTCGGCGTACGACGACCTGACGGGATGCGACGTGGCCAGCTCGCCGCCCGCGCGGCCGCCGCCGCGGCTCGGCGCGCTCACGCTCGTGCCGCTGTTCGTGCTGCCGCGCGACGTCACCGACAAGCTGGAAATACAGAACGTGTGCCTGGAGAGTGCTCGGGTGTGTGACGGCGTCCACGTGACGATCTGCGGCTCGGTCCGCGTGCGGAATCTGGACTTCAACAAGACAGTGCACGTTCGGTATACGATGAACAAATGGAAAACGTACACGGACCTGCAGGCGAATTACGTGCAGGGCTCGTGCGACGGGTTCTCGGACCGCTTCCAGTTCGTGCTGTACGCGCCGTGCATATTGTCCGGGCAGCGCCTCGAGCTGGCGGTGCGCTTTCAGTGCAAGGGGCAGCAGTTCTGGGACAACAACTGCGGCGCGAACTACTGCTTCGACTGCCTGGCGCTGGGCGCGCTGGCGCCGGCGGCGCCGTCGTCGCCGCCGCATAGCACGCCGCTACACCCGCAGGTGGAGTGGCACCCGTCCTTCTACTGA
- the LOC125231639 gene encoding glycogen-binding subunit 76A isoform X4, producing MNGEHGGSQCGLTSLLPMSCRGRAAAFARDLHSRLRNLGAHDADESSWLAKENGAPLRHPNPAQRDLDTFYDFELECESPSSPVDEFCPPLNDRSPTDDEPPFYDVDGEPEPAEQTKLIPEKKRNGFKFSTAFYSEGSPVKVQPVARENGTADKKLFSPITFEGCARHNSYDEIDCVVRPSTLETDRLSLPTFNSTTIDSDSEFESAKSEPSECVDEVFSNEKRPTNDVSAVLETLSLTEVEPIEEEAVVEQNEEIKENHINVESNETLEIVTSEVADDKELSPAPEIEPSLLNAETIDEEEHEETDDRPQRVRRCSSLKTGKTPPGTPGRKKIVRFADVLGLDLADVKTFMDEIPVIPKSAYDDLTGCDVASSPPARPPPRLGALTLVPLFVLPRDVTDKLEIQNVCLESARVCDGVHVTICGSVRVRNLDFNKTVHVRYTMNKWKTYTDLQANYVQGSCDGFSDRFQFVLYAPCILSGQRLELAVRFQCKGQQFWDNNCGANYCFDCLALGALAPAAPSSPPHSTPLHPQVEWHPSFY from the coding sequence ATGAACGGTGAGCACGGCGGGTCGCAGTGCGGTCTGACGTCGCTGCTGCCGATGTCGTGCCGCGGGCGCGCGGCGGCGTTCGCGCGCGACCTGCACTCGCGCCTGCGCAACCTCGGCGCGCACGACGCCGACGAGAGCAGCTGGCTCGCCAAGGAGAACGGCGCGCCGCTCCGGCACCCCAACCCCGCGCAGCGCGACCTCGATACCTTTTACGACTTCGAGCTAGAATGCGAGAGCCCCTCCAGCCCCGTCGACGAGTTCTGCCCGCCCTTAAACGACCGCTCGCCTACCGACGACGAACCCCCTTTCTACGATGTCGACGGTGAACCGGAACCCGCGGAACAGACCAAATTGATCCCCGAAAAGAAAAGAAATGGCTTCAAATTCTCCACAGCTTTTTACTCGGAGGGGTCTCCCGTAAAAGTACAGCCGGTCGCGCGTGAAAATGGCACTGCCGACAAAAAACTGTTTTCCCCGATCACATTTGAGGGCTGCGCGCGACATAACAGTTATGATGAAATAGACTGCGTCGTCAGGCCCTCCACATTGGAAACAGATAGATTAAGTCTTCCCACATTTAACAGTACGACCATAGACAGTGATTCGGAATTTGAATCAGCAAAAAGCGAACCGTCCGAATGTGTCGATGAAGTATTCTCGAATGAAAAACGACCAACAAACGATGTCTCGGCAGTCTTGGAAACGTTATCTCTTACGGAAGTCGAGCCTATTGAAGAGGAAGCAGTAGTAGAACAAAATGAAGAAATTAAAGAAAATCACATCAATGTAGAAAGTAATGAAACATTAGAAATAGTGACCAGTGAAGTCGCCGATGATAAAGAATTGTCCCCGGCACCAGAAATTGAGCCGTCCCTTCTTAACGCAGAAACAATCGATGAAGAGGAGCACGAAGAAACAGACGACAGACCACAGAGGGTGCGACGATGCTCGTCTCTGAAAACCGGTAAAACACCACCCGGTACACCGGGGCGGAAGAAGATCGTGCGCTTCGCCGACGTTTTGGGTCTCGATTTAGCGGACGTCAAAACGTTTATGGACGAGATTCCCGTCATTCCAAAGTCGGCGTACGACGACCTGACGGGATGCGACGTGGCCAGCTCGCCGCCCGCGCGGCCGCCGCCGCGGCTCGGCGCGCTCACGCTCGTGCCGCTGTTCGTGCTGCCGCGCGACGTCACCGACAAGCTGGAAATACAGAACGTGTGCCTGGAGAGTGCTCGGGTGTGTGACGGCGTCCACGTGACGATCTGCGGCTCGGTCCGCGTGCGGAATCTGGACTTCAACAAGACAGTGCACGTTCGGTATACGATGAACAAATGGAAAACGTACACGGACCTGCAGGCGAATTACGTGCAGGGCTCGTGCGACGGGTTCTCGGACCGCTTCCAGTTCGTGCTGTACGCGCCGTGCATATTGTCCGGGCAGCGCCTCGAGCTGGCGGTGCGCTTTCAGTGCAAGGGGCAGCAGTTCTGGGACAACAACTGCGGCGCGAACTACTGCTTCGACTGCCTGGCGCTGGGCGCGCTGGCGCCGGCGGCGCCGTCGTCGCCGCCGCATAGCACGCCGCTACACCCGCAGGTGGAGTGGCACCCGTCCTTCTACTGA